TCATGCGCGCGTGCGTGAGGATGCCGTCTTCCCACGGATGGGCGCAGCCGCTCACGGTTTCCACCCAGGCGTCGAACGAGCCGCGCGGGGTCAGGCGCGCACCCAGCGGGCCATGCTCGGTCTTGTCCGGCCGGCCGCCCCAGGCCACGGTCTCGACCTGTTCCACGCGCAGCAGCAGGCACCAGCCCTGGCTGGGCGGATCGTAGGGAATGGCGAGCAGGCCGGCCCACTTGCCCAGCGCCGGACGTACCGCCAGCGGCCAGTCGGCATGGCATTTATGCAGCACCAGGTCGTGCGCGTCCTGGGGCAGGGTGGCGACGATCGCTTCGCCCAGCGCCTGGTCGATGCCGCGGCACACCACGCGCCCGTTCTGGGCCGCGATGATCGCCTGCGACTGGGTCGATTCGAGCAGGCCCTCGCCATGCTCGATCAGCGCCTCGAGCGGGTCTTCCTCGAGCAGCAGCGATTCGACCAGGCTGGCGCGCACCGAGGCGGCGCGCTCGACCAGTACGGCTTCCTGGCGCGTCTCGATGCTTTGCAAGGTGGACGCGATCACGTTGGCTAGCACGTCGGCCGCCATGCGCACCGAGTAGGGCACGCGTTTCGGGCTCATGTGGTGGCAGGCGATCAGGCCCCACAGGCGGCCGTTGATCACGATCGACACGCTCATCGATGCGCCCACGCCCATGTTCTGCAGGTATTCGATATGGATCGGCGAGACGCTGCGCAGCACGCCGAAGCTCATGTCGAGCGGCGCGCTGCCTTCCGCGCCGAGCAGCGGCACGGCGTGGTAGGTGATGTCGGCGATCATGCGCAGCGTGTTGAGCACGTACAGGCGGCGTGCCTGTGGCGGGATGTCGCCGGCCGGGTAGCGCTGGTTCAGGTAAGGGGTGATGTCGTCGCGGCGCGCCTCGGCCACCACGTCGCCGCTGTCGTCGGCGCGGAAGCGGTAGGCCATCACGCGGTCGAAACCGGTGAACTCGCGCACCTGGCGCACGGCGGTGTCGAGCAGGCCCTCGACGGTTTTTTGCCGGCGCAGGCGGTCGATCGAGCTGTGCGCCTTGATCGCGAACATCGCGACTTCGTCGGTGGAGGCCTCGCGCCGCTCGAATTCGATCAATACGCGCGCGCGGTGCGTGTGCACGACGCAGTCGTAGTCCTTGCCGTCCAGCGTGACCGCGGCGACCGCGGCCGGGGCTTCGCCGCCGTCGGCCGCGTCGATGCATTCTTCGACGATTTCCGCGACCTCGTCCGGCAGGCCGAGCGCCGCATACGGCTGGCCCAGCGCTGGCGCAATGCTCGGCAAGTCGTTGATGTTCGCGCTCCAGCCTTCGACCCGGCCTTCGATATCCAGGAAGATCAACATGCCGTGCGGCTGGATCGTCCCTGGAATGTGGATGGGTTCATCCACGCAGTTGCGCAGATCAACCCGTTGCGGGGCGTGCATCGGGACGGGATTGCTGGAGCTCACGCGTTCGATTCCTTCTCATGCAGAGCCACGGCGGCGCTGCTCAGTATGCATCTTACCGGTTTCAATCAAAAACCGGCGAATTTTTGCTAAACGGCACAAATAGTTGACCACAGGTGACGGTTTTTCGTCATATTTAGCCAACGTTGTTAAACTTAATCCTCGACCAGGGCCGAGCGCAGCAGCACGATCAGGGCGCCGTGGCCGCCGTCGCTGCGGCCCGCCGCGCAAAATGCGACCACGCCCTCGGTCTGCACCAGCCAGCTGTGCACCATGCCGCGCAATACCGGTTCACCGCCCACCGAGCCATAGCCGACGCCATGGATGATGCGCACGCAGCGCTCGCCGCGCCGGTTCGCGCGGCGCAGGAAATTGTCGAAGTGGCGGCGCGCCATGTCGCGCGTCAGGCCGTGCAGGTCGAGTTCATCCTCGACCGGCCAGCGGCGCTTGCGCAGTTTCTTGACCACGTCGGGGCCGACACCGGGCGCCGCCCAGCTCAGCGACGGGTCTTCGTCGAGCAGGCCGTCGACGTCGAAGCCATCCGACAGCATCGATTCGGCCAGGATCGCCGCAGTTTCTTCCTCCGCCGTGCGCGGGCGCCTGGGTACCGGCGCGCCGTGCAGTTCGGCGTCCTGCACCGGGCGCCAGACGTAGCGGTCGGATTCCTTCATCTTGACCACGCCGCCCAGCGCGGAGTTAAATTCGACCGCGTTCTCTCGCGCGATGCGCTCGCGCTTTTCGCGCTCGGCTTTTTCGATGGCGCGCAGGCGCTCTTCTTCCTTGAGCCGGTCGCGCAAGGATTTGAGGTCGGAGAAGTCCTTGAAGCCTGCCATCGATGCCGTGGTCCTTCGCTTTTACTCGAGTGCTTCCAGATAGCGCTGGGCGTCCAGCGCGGCCATGCAGCCCGAGCCGGAGGAGGTGATCGCCTGGCGGTAGATATGGTCCTGGACGTCGCCGGCCGCGAACACGCCCGGCACGCTGGTGGCGGTGGCCATGCCTTCGGTGCCGCTGCGGGTTTTAATATAGCCGTTGTGCATCTCCAGCTGGCCCTCGAAGATGCCGGTATTCGGCTTGTGGCCGATCGCCACGAACAGGCCGTGCACCTTGATCTCTTTCTCCTGGCCGCCGTCGGCCGACTTCAGCTTCAGGCCGGTCACGCCGCTCGGGTCGCCGACGACGGTATCCAGCGTCTGGTTCAGTTCCAGCACGACTTTGCCTTCCTCGACCTTGTGCATCAGGCGGTCGATCAGGATCGGCTCGGCGCGGAACTTGTCGCGGCGGTGGATCAGCGTCACTTTCGAGGCGATGCCGGCCAGGTACAGCGCTTCCTCGACTGCGGTGTTGCCGCCGCCGATCACCGCCACTTCCTGGTTGCGGTAGAAAAAGCCATCGCAGGTGGCGCAGGCGGACACGCCGCGGCCCATGAATTCCTGCTCGCTCGGCAGGCCGAGGTACTGGGCCGAGGCGCCGGTGGCGATGATCAGGGCGTCGCAGGTGAATTCGTTCGAGTCGCCGACCAGGCGGATCGGCTTTTCGTTCAGGTAGGTCGTGTGGATGTGGTCAAACACGATCTCGGTGTTGAAGCGCTCGGCATGCTGCAGCAGGCGCTGCATCAGTTCCGGACCTTGCACGCCCAGCGGGTCGCCCGGCCAGTTCTCGACGTCGGTGGTGGTCATCAGCTGGCCGCCCTGCTCGACGCCGGTCACCAGCATCGGGTTGAGGTTGGCGCGCGCGGCGTACACGGCGGCGCTGTAGCCGGCAGGGCCGGAACCGAGGATCAAGACTTTGGCGTGTTTGCGAGTAGTCATCGTTTCACTTCACTTAGGATGTTGCCCAGGAAATGGGGC
This genomic stretch from Massilia sp. 9096 harbors:
- a CDS encoding ATP-binding protein, encoding MDEPIHIPGTIQPHGMLIFLDIEGRVEGWSANINDLPSIAPALGQPYAALGLPDEVAEIVEECIDAADGGEAPAAVAAVTLDGKDYDCVVHTHRARVLIEFERREASTDEVAMFAIKAHSSIDRLRRQKTVEGLLDTAVRQVREFTGFDRVMAYRFRADDSGDVVAEARRDDITPYLNQRYPAGDIPPQARRLYVLNTLRMIADITYHAVPLLGAEGSAPLDMSFGVLRSVSPIHIEYLQNMGVGASMSVSIVINGRLWGLIACHHMSPKRVPYSVRMAADVLANVIASTLQSIETRQEAVLVERAASVRASLVESLLLEEDPLEALIEHGEGLLESTQSQAIIAAQNGRVVCRGIDQALGEAIVATLPQDAHDLVLHKCHADWPLAVRPALGKWAGLLAIPYDPPSQGWCLLLRVEQVETVAWGGRPDKTEHGPLGARLTPRGSFDAWVETVSGCAHPWEDGILTHARMTLGELARVSNARRAQTESTRAQLLAMLGHDLRDPLHSINMAGIVLEKTNTGANDRSGTLGKRIQSSSSRMQRMIGQVLDMSRIDRGLALGAGLDQVQLSALVEDIVEEARLAYPTITYDLKCDAPAEVLADESRLGQVLSNLLSNARHHGLPNHPIRVRQGVEGKQATVSVANAALPIPSETEAALFNPFKRSSLNNPRNRTGMGLGLYIAQQIVREHQGSIAYHYAEGEVVFTMRLPLAEVAPAAIPSE
- a CDS encoding Smr/MutS family protein — translated: MAGFKDFSDLKSLRDRLKEEERLRAIEKAEREKRERIARENAVEFNSALGGVVKMKESDRYVWRPVQDAELHGAPVPRRPRTAEEETAAILAESMLSDGFDVDGLLDEDPSLSWAAPGVGPDVVKKLRKRRWPVEDELDLHGLTRDMARRHFDNFLRRANRRGERCVRIIHGVGYGSVGGEPVLRGMVHSWLVQTEGVVAFCAAGRSDGGHGALIVLLRSALVED
- the trxB gene encoding thioredoxin-disulfide reductase; this translates as MTTRKHAKVLILGSGPAGYSAAVYAARANLNPMLVTGVEQGGQLMTTTDVENWPGDPLGVQGPELMQRLLQHAERFNTEIVFDHIHTTYLNEKPIRLVGDSNEFTCDALIIATGASAQYLGLPSEQEFMGRGVSACATCDGFFYRNQEVAVIGGGNTAVEEALYLAGIASKVTLIHRRDKFRAEPILIDRLMHKVEEGKVVLELNQTLDTVVGDPSGVTGLKLKSADGGQEKEIKVHGLFVAIGHKPNTGIFEGQLEMHNGYIKTRSGTEGMATATSVPGVFAAGDVQDHIYRQAITSSGSGCMAALDAQRYLEALE